TCGAAGTGGAGCAGGGAGCCGCCGCCCGCCGCGACGGTGTGGATGCTCATCATCGGGGCGCGCATCCGCACCCCGGCGACCTGGGTGCCGAGTTCGCGTTCGAACTCGCCCGCGTAGTGCGACACATCGGTGGAGGTGCCGCCCATGTCGAAGCCGATCACACGGTCGTGTGCGGCCTGTTGCGACGTACGGACCATGCCGACGACGCCCCTGCCGGGCCGGAGAGGACGGCGTCCTTGCCCCGGAACGCGGCGGCTGCACGCAGCCCTCCGTTGGACTGCATGAAGAGGAGCCGGATGCCCTCCAGCCGGGCGGCGACCTCGTCGACGTACCGGCGCAGCACGGGTGAGAGGTAGGCGTCGACGACGGTGGTGTCGCCGCGCGGGACGAGCCTGATCAGCGGGCTGACCTCGTGGGAGGTGCTGACCTGGGTGAACCCGGCCTCGCGGGCCGCTTCGGCGACGGCCCGCTCATGGGCGGGGTGGCGGTAGCCGTGCATCAGGACGACGGCGGCGCTGCGCAGCCCGTCGGCGCGGGCGGCGCGCAACTGCTCGCGTACGGCGTCGAGCTCCAGGGCTCGTACGGTGTGCCCTTCGGCGTCGATACGTTCGGGGACCTCGATCACGCGCTCGTGGACGGCCTCCGGAAGGACGATGTGGCGGTCGAAGAGGCGGGGGCGGTTCTGGTAGGCGATCCTCAGCGCGTCCCGGAACCCTTCGGTGACGAGCAGGACGGTCGGCTCGCCGCGCCGCTCCAGGAGGGCGTTGGTGGCGACGGTGGTGCCCATCCGGACGGCGGCGACCCGGTCGGCGGGCACGGGCTCACCGTCGCGGAGGCCGAGGAGCAGCCGGATTCCGGCGACGGCGGCGTCGTCGTAGCGGCCGGGGTCGTGCGAGAGGAGCTTGCGGGTGACCAGCCGGCCGTCGGGGCGGCGGCCCACGACGTCGGTGAAGGTGCCGCCCCGGTCGATCCAGAACTCCCAGCGTCCGGTCATGACGCCATTCTCTTCCGGCGGGAGCGGACCCGCAGGGAGAGACGACGGCCCCGAGGGGTGTCCGGCGGATCAGGACCGGACAGGCCACGGGGGCCGGTGCGGTGCGTCGCAGGGCGCTGGAACCTCCTCGTCGCGGAGTGGTTCGGGCGTTGCGGCAATGCTGCGAGGGATGGGGCCTGCCCTGCTCCGGCGAAGCCGAGAGCTCCGGGAAGTGCCAGGCGTCGCGGATCCGGTCAGGATCCGCCGGACACCCCCTGGTCCTGGAAAAGTGCCGCCAGCCGGGGCAGGTGGAGGCGCGCGGCGTCGGCGTCCTCCGCGTCCCAGTTCTCCCCGCCCGGCTCCCCGGTGCCTGCTCGGCCCCGGTCGGCCGCCTCCACGGCCGCGTGGAATCCGTCGGCCGCGCCCCCGGCCCGGGCGTAGGCCTCCTTGACCTGCCCGGCCAGCGACTCGTAGCCGATCCAGCCGCTCTCCCCTCGGCTCATCCGGACCACCACGGGCAGCCCCGCCAGCGAGTCCGGGTCGGCCACCGCACGGGTGAAGACCTCCCGCCCGAGCAGGACGAGCCCGTCGCGGAAGTCCGTGAAGCCGTCGTCACCGCAGCCGCCCTCGATGAGGTACGCCGCGTTCCACAGGGGCCACCGATAGGCCGACGCGGTCACCTCGTACGCCGTCACGGCGAAGTCGACGATCCTCACGGGCTCCAGGGCCGCGAGCACACCGGTCAGCGCGCCCGGCAGCGGATCGTCGGGCGGGTCCCGGTCGTCCGCCCGGTCCCCCGCGGCCTCTCGGGCCTGTCCGACGAGCCCCCACCACTCGTTGATGTCCATGGTGGGAAGCGTAGGTGGGGGGTCTGACAACGCCCTCTCCTACGCGAGTCTCACGGTCAGAGCGCCGATGCGTCCGGTCCGATCCGGCTCCGCACCGCCGTCTGCACCTCGGCCTCCTCGGCCGGGTCGGCGGCGAGGCGGCGCAGCCGTTCGGCGACGCGGATGTCCCCGGTCTCGGCGTGCAGGGCGGCCACCTCGCGGGTGGTCTCCTCGCAGTCCCACAGGCACTCCACCGCGAAGCCGGTCGCGAAGGACGGATCGGTGGCGGCGAGGGCCCGGGCGGCCCGGCCCCGCAGGTGCGAGGAGGACGTCTCGCGGTAGACGTGGCGCAGTACGGGGGCGGCGCAGGCGATGCCGAGGCGGCCGGTGCCGTCCACGAGGGTCCAGAGCCGGGGGGCGTCGGGGCCGTCGCCGCGTACGGCCTCCCGCAGCGCGCCGAGGACTTGGGGAGCGTCCTGGGCGGTGCCGCGGCAGGCGAGGATTCCGGCGGCCGAGGCGCCGAGGGCGTCGGGGCGCCTGGCCCAGCGCCGGGCGCG
This DNA window, taken from Streptomyces griseus subsp. griseus, encodes the following:
- a CDS encoding DUF4240 domain-containing protein, with the translated sequence MDINEWWGLVGQAREAAGDRADDRDPPDDPLPGALTGVLAALEPVRIVDFAVTAYEVTASAYRWPLWNAAYLIEGGCGDDGFTDFRDGLVLLGREVFTRAVADPDSLAGLPVVVRMSRGESGWIGYESLAGQVKEAYARAGGAADGFHAAVEAADRGRAGTGEPGGENWDAEDADAARLHLPRLAALFQDQGVSGGS